In Cytobacillus oceanisediminis, the following proteins share a genomic window:
- a CDS encoding ADP-ribosylglycohydrolase family protein, producing MVTFKERVRGVVISTALGDAMGAPVEKLSYEEIKKMYKRVETLRTKWYKEDYPADMNLGRKRGNGTVTDDTLMTVALINVYNKEKRHLDAYDMGNEFVKEMAFRKTYIPEFGREAQIIDRLFYPEKYIFMRHVLANCEPREGGIGNMINCGAAMYIAPVGIVNAGNPKAAYDEAILFAMGHQSSYGLEAAGVLAACVAKAFEENVTVDEIVETALYFAKDGTKNAIRDLTEAATKLRSEKADMDTVIATFQNVIEKYSPMKDDVHRKIEKVGVPSNHYTPSRLFSIEELPMALAFMVLNDGDYYGSIIDGINSGRDTDSIGVMAGVILGAMYGDSVIRSEDVELLQETNKMNLIQTADQFSSTARLIIEQDLQLNEKRKNIL from the coding sequence ATGGTTACTTTTAAAGAACGAGTTAGAGGTGTTGTTATATCCACGGCACTAGGGGATGCAATGGGAGCACCTGTTGAAAAATTAAGTTATGAAGAGATTAAAAAAATGTATAAGAGGGTTGAGACACTCCGTACCAAATGGTACAAGGAAGATTATCCTGCTGATATGAATTTAGGCAGGAAAAGGGGCAACGGTACAGTTACTGACGATACTCTTATGACTGTTGCTCTCATCAACGTGTATAACAAAGAAAAAAGACATTTAGATGCATATGACATGGGGAACGAATTTGTGAAGGAAATGGCTTTCAGAAAAACGTATATCCCTGAGTTTGGCAGAGAAGCACAAATTATCGACCGACTTTTTTACCCGGAAAAATATATTTTCATGCGCCATGTATTAGCCAATTGTGAGCCGCGTGAAGGCGGAATTGGCAATATGATCAACTGTGGGGCTGCGATGTATATTGCACCTGTTGGAATTGTCAATGCCGGAAATCCGAAGGCTGCATATGATGAAGCGATTTTGTTTGCAATGGGACATCAAAGCAGCTACGGCCTGGAAGCGGCCGGGGTGCTGGCAGCTTGTGTGGCAAAGGCGTTTGAAGAAAATGTGACAGTTGATGAAATTGTTGAGACAGCCCTCTATTTTGCTAAGGATGGAACAAAGAATGCGATTCGTGATTTAACAGAAGCTGCTACGAAATTACGTTCTGAAAAGGCAGATATGGATACAGTTATTGCCACATTCCAAAATGTGATTGAAAAATATTCGCCAATGAAAGACGATGTTCACCGTAAAATTGAGAAGGTTGGTGTTCCTTCAAATCACTATACACCAAGCAGGCTTTTCTCCATTGAAGAGCTGCCAATGGCGCTGGCGTTTATGGTGTTAAACGATGGTGATTATTACGGCTCCATTATAGATGGCATTAACTCTGGCCGTGATACAGATTCCATCGGGGTAATGGCCGGTGTCATTTTAGGTGCAATGTACGGTGACAGTGTTATTCGTTCTGAGGACGTTGAGCTTTTACAGGAAACGAACAAAATGAATTTAATCCAGACAGCTGACCAATTTTCATCGACTGCCAGGCTGATTATTGAACAAGATCTGCAGCTTAATGAAAAAAGAAAAAACATTCTTTAA
- a CDS encoding carbohydrate ABC transporter permease, whose protein sequence is MMNKLKKLSVSTIIIYSILFLISLTVLVPLLHLLAMSLSDPLKVHKLSGLGIIPEGFSLINYKILLSNPLIIKSIFNTLLITIVGTAVNLLLTAMTAYVLARTKFPGRNFVMIFLIVIMVFEPGLIPEYLLVKNLGLLDTYASLILYKTINIFYLFIMMRFFEDVPESILEAARMDGAGHFRIFTKIMLPLSKPALATMGLFYGVYHWNEYFRATIYLTDTGKWPLQLVLRQFVVERDNTSLLGAQNFLSYDQIATLDFASLQAGTIIISVVPLLLIYPLILKYYAKGAFEGGVKD, encoded by the coding sequence ATGATGAATAAATTAAAAAAATTGAGTGTTTCAACCATTATTATTTACAGCATTTTGTTTTTAATTTCATTAACAGTGCTAGTTCCGCTTCTTCACTTACTAGCAATGTCGTTATCAGATCCTCTCAAGGTCCATAAGCTAAGCGGCCTGGGAATAATACCTGAAGGATTTTCACTCATCAACTATAAAATTCTATTATCAAACCCGCTAATTATAAAAAGTATTTTTAATACCTTATTAATAACCATTGTGGGTACAGCCGTGAATCTATTGCTTACTGCAATGACAGCCTATGTGCTGGCAAGAACGAAATTTCCCGGCCGGAATTTTGTCATGATTTTCTTAATTGTCATCATGGTATTCGAACCAGGATTAATTCCTGAATACTTACTGGTGAAAAACCTGGGATTGCTGGATACGTATGCGTCCCTCATCCTTTATAAGACCATAAATATTTTTTACTTGTTTATCATGATGAGATTTTTTGAAGATGTTCCTGAAAGTATTTTGGAAGCAGCCCGTATGGATGGGGCTGGGCACTTCCGTATCTTCACAAAAATCATGCTGCCTTTATCCAAGCCAGCTTTGGCAACAATGGGTCTGTTTTATGGAGTTTATCACTGGAACGAATACTTCCGAGCGACAATCTACTTAACGGACACTGGCAAATGGCCGCTGCAGCTTGTTCTTCGGCAATTTGTAGTAGAACGTGATAATACATCTCTGCTAGGAGCGCAAAACTTCCTATCCTATGATCAAATAGCAACCCTTGATTTTGCCTCCCTGCAAGCAGGAACGATAATCATCTCGGTTGTACCTTTACTGCTGATTTATCCGTTGATTCTAAAGTACTATGCGAAGGGTGCTTTTGAGGGTGGAGTCAAAGACTGA